A stretch of DNA from Solea solea chromosome 11, fSolSol10.1, whole genome shotgun sequence:
GTCAGATCGAGAGCGCCAcgtttgacggtctgtgctggGAGGATGACGCCAAGACCATGTTCAGGATCCCGTGGAAACACGCAGCCAAGAAGGACTACAACCAGATGGAGGACGCGGCTCTGTTCAAGGTCAGGAAACGGCACCGATGTGGACGTTTGAATCCACGtcgtgtttgtttacagtgctTATAACATGTGTTTAATAGATGCCATATTATGTTCAGTTACAGTGAAGTCAGTGAGTTGCCAAACCTAATTTAAGTTAAACAGTCTAAGCGCAATAATTACTACTTTGTCTCAAGGGCCAAAGGAAATGAGctcaaggaaaaacaaataataataataataataataataatgatgattattatttttacctcTTCCAAAACCATGAAAATATGGTGTTGATTTCAGGAGTCTGATAGAATGATGTTTTCACATGCTGTAGGTACAAACTACATGAGATAATTCTAAATTATATTTACTGTTTAGTTAtgttattgtaaaaaaacaaaacaaatatgaggTTTTCTTTCTAATTTCACTGGGAAAAGTAAACATTTGTCACTTTACTGTGACAGAcgtgtgtttttacatttattttcaggtttcaTCATCAAGgaaatgtaaatatgaacagttcttaagttattattattattttttctttaaacgTTAATTTCACTTTTATTATGTAAAAGCAACAAGTTGAAAAGATCTGAAGATTGGCAACTTCTACACTTTCATCTTCTTACAAAAAGTAGCTAAAATTCCCTCACAGATAAAAGTCAACCAGAAAGTCTAAATCCTGGTAAGTTAagtgtattttcctttttaactTATTTCCTTATACTATGTCAACTACTGCTTGTGCATGTATagggaaaaaaaccctgaccAGTACTGAAACGGATTAATTTAATCAGTATCACTTCAACATATTAAAGGCAAATGAAAGTATTAAAGATAAAGAATGTCCTATTTCTTTAAATCATATAATGTAACatcattatacattatattaaaCAAACCAAAGGGGGAAATTATAAGTGTtacagcagtggaaaaaaatgcaGTACTCTGCaaattatatatacagtgtacatTCAGTTTGCTACTTTCAAAATACTATTGTTAATGATCATTAATTAAGTTGATTCAAAAGTAGTAACAGATcaaccagtcttgtataaagtacctaaaagggatacatGATACAAgtatctcaccagaaaatgactttagtagaagttgaagtcactttttataatatttacttaaagtatatgacatttactgcacttaagtatcaaaagtcatatAGTCTATATAagtctgtataaatacagaccataataccaactcttcttctgattttatttggtagtaacgagaaacaaagatagttagaggaaatgtagtggattaaaagtaaaagttgctagaaatgtaaataataaattaaagtacagatatgtgaattttgtactcaagtacaacaatgacaacaacacacattttcctGATTAACAAAATGAAATCATTAGTGCAgaatttttctttcattcagtcattttttttttgtatttttttgctccctacatatatacagtagtttATTCATTAAGATAGATAAGTATGATCATGTCTATGTTCAGGCCTGGGCGGAGTATAAGGGTAAATACAAGGAGGGGAGGGACAAGCCCGACCCCACCATGTGGAAGACTCGCCTCCGCTGTGCGCTCAACAAGAGCACGGATTTCCAGGAGGTTCCTGAACGCAACCAGCTGGACATCAGTGAGCCGTATAAAGTCTACCGCATCCTGCCCGACAACGGCTCAGCCAGGCCAGTAGGTAAAACCAAAGcatatgtttctttttctcttttaaattcttcttattattatttttattgtctatATATCTGTATTTTATGCAAACTCTCGTCTCTCTCGTCAGAGTCTCCGCTCGTTAAAGGTCGTGTGATTAACCAGGTGAAAAGGTCCCCAAAGAGACAAGTTTGTGAGAACAAACAGGTCAGCAGGACAACTTAAAGCGATGAAActataatttgatttaaaacataaaatgaagcACTGAACTGAACTTTCCAAATACTTGGCAATAACCTCATTCTATGTTTCcctattgttgttgctgttttatttgcagattcgttttaataatgaatcatttcaagtgaaaaaagaagaaaaaccatGGACTGGTAAGTtttacacacactgtaattCATACTGTACTGTTATGTCTTATGTCTGCATCTGCCTCCAAACAAGCTCGTCCATTTAACCACTGTATGTGTGATATGGAAACAGGTTCCACTGCCTTTTGTTCTGGGCCTTGTTATAAGTCATTATTTATGAATATTTATAGCAAACCttagttttttttactatttaagACAGCGCCCAATCTATTTTATTTCTTGGAAGACTGAGAGGGATCACAGTTAAAGATACACAAtagtgctgctgttgtttttgttacaaTTGCTCCCACTGAAGCGTCACAGGTTTATctgctaattttagtgtgaaggAAACTTTAGTGACATCTATTGGTGAGACTCAACTcatccctccctttcccaagtttGTCaaggaactattttaatggccTTTGCAAACCAAGAGGttcattctttcatttctttatttgtctgaGTCGTAAACTTCCACTTCTTTTGCATAAAAACATGCTCTGGCTACTTTGTCCACTCACATTATTAGGACCTTAAATACAGCAGAATGTCTGTAAAGTAAGAACGAGAGGTATGAGACAGTGAAAGTAAACTGACTTGTGCCGCTCTCCTACACGTGTGTCATAATTTGTGCTTTGAATGGTCATTAAGAGCCTCCCTTCCCTTTCTGTGACATGCCTTTATCAATAAACCCGTGTTGTCACAGTCTCACCCCGGTCTGCGAGTGTGACTCCTCTGTGATCATTCCTATCGTCGCAGACATGATTTTCACACGCTGATGTCACACGTTTGTCAGCGTCTCAGCACCgtattcctaaacggttgaataactgccagatatcaaaagtgaaagtgatcttgaaaaaggggcagaagcactcagtCGTTGAGCATTTTTATGACAATTCCACAGACGATCATTGAGGCTGCGTTTTTcctttacatacagtatatacagaggctgtaagaatgtgcaatatagagtgtcttacatGCTTTTTTATCAGCAAAGTCTATAAGCACTCTGATGTTTTTAACATCactaaacacacctgagcaaaaagtactctcattttatttttaaaattggaTTTAGAAATtttgaaatacgtcacagttcaaagttcgcttgactcggttttatggacaaaaataaaagaaaaaactgtctcaattatcactactaaaaaaaatatgcgatacaaaatgaatcataactttgactcaacaacacataagaaaagcctgaatatgtgacctgtaaacacacatccccaggatgtccatataaggagttatgtgcattattcccacagcaatttaccgcGGGTGCACTACGATGGAACAAATTATAATGGACATGTTTTGTAGGGATTTTTACTCACGTGTGTCACGGTGTACTTACCGTCCTGCGAGTGTCACGTGTCTCTGTGTTGCTTCAGCAGATCCGATGAAGGAGCACATGTACTGTGAATTAAccgggagaaaaaaacagaatcaaGTTCCCGCTTCCATTACTCTCCTCCAACCTGGACTTAATGTAACAGGTAGGCATGTTTAAAATCAACTGAACATGTTACTGACCTTTGTCTTACACTGTACGacctggagagagaaaaacaagcagcattctgtgtgtttgcagacgtCCGTATGCAGGTGACATTGTTGTACCAGGGTCAGAAGGTGATGGAAATGACCACCACGAGCCCAGACGGGTGCTTTATCCTGCAGGGACAGGTTCCTTTGGGAAACGAACGCATCTACGGACCCTGCACCGCCCAGCGGCTCCCGTTTCCGTCCCCGAACTCGGTGTCGTTGCCGCCGCACATGACCGAAGCCATGAACTGCCTGTTGTGTCACCTTGAGCGGGGCGTGCTGCTGTGGGTGGCCCAGGACGGAGTGTTCATCAAGCGTTTCTGCCAGGGCCGGGTGTACTGGAGCGGTCCGATGGCCCAACACGCCGACCGGCCCAACAAGCTCGAGCGAGAAAAGACCTTCAAACTTCTTGATATACCTAAATTCATCAGTGGTACTGCAACGCACGCATAAACAACAGTTAGATTAGTCAATCATTGCTCAATCTATGCCATGGATAATCTGAATATCACAATTACTGTCTGTGCAGAGCTTCAGAACTGTCTGCAGGGGAAGGGAACAAAGCCGTCTTACAAAGTTGAGCTTTGCTTTGGAGAAGAATATCCCGACCCCAACATACCAAGGAGCAGGAAACTGATCATCGCACAGGTCAGTCGTGATTTGTTCGTGCTTTGTGTCAGCTGtagtttatattatattatatatatgtagtgtATATTACTctatacactgtataatgattcactttaaactttaaattaaatagttttcttatttttcctttcaAGGACCTCTTAATCAGGGGCCTGTATAAGGCAGAAatcccatttctttttttaaagcgtTTCGACTCGACTTGAGTATGGTATAGACATTTAACACAacaatcaagccgaacaatgccgaactgtagatcagttaaaaagacttaacaatccaaaaaaacttgggttaatctccaacaattaccagggaaatgtctaaaatctgaatatttaacagaggagtctggtgtatttaaagAAAGCACTGCTGATCACAACCGGCGAGCGGTATcacatggcagtttcatgcagccgcgcagtgatgactccgcccactaaACTGTGCTGTGCCgaggtgagctgggaccataggtggaaaagggtcTATACTGTTGAAAACTATTAATATCATTAAATTTCATTAGCTGCTTTTCCAGGTAGTTTTATTACTAAGGAACGTTGTAACCCGGGGAAAAGAATTCCCGGTAATCTGTGTGTGGTTTGCGTTTCCACCACGCGCATCTCAAAGTTCCGGAAAAATGACACTTGGCCGTTTCGTGAGCCTGGACCTCGACGTCCGTCCACTTCTCATACGTCATTTCTTTTACccttatattttttaaatgacagacCACCAATTAGTGTTCATCAGCACCTAGCCCCGCCCCTTTAGAGTTCCTGGTAATCCGAAAAGTCCTTAGTCGCTAGTACGTACTTCTTTTGATGAAAGTTTGGGATCGGGGGAAAGTTTTTCCCCGCGTAGTTTCGGTGGGAACATGCCAAAGTTTTCAAAATTCCGGGTAAATGAGAAAAGCTcctgtagttaaaaaaaaaaggcactcaTGTAAAGGTTAATATTATTGGCTCATGTATGTGGtaataatgttttatcaatgacaaacacatacaacacaaatCTAATCACATTATCtatcagaaaaatcacaatagGACACTTTGACagaattgttcagcccttgcTGTCAAAGGTCTGTTTGCGTTCATCTCTCTGTCAGTTTAGACTAAAGCAGTAGTATTATAAACCACCAGAAGATGTCCTCATAAGCATACTGAACGACTGCGCtacatttgttttcctgtcgCTCAGGTGGTGCCATTGTTTGCAGTGGAGCTTCTGCAGAAGTTCAACCTGGGAGAGACGGAGGAGAAGCAGTCGGCTCTCGGCTCGGACACAGCGGGTGACAACATGTAGGAAAAGTGTGAAAACCTACCCTGCGCCAGGGAAACCATGAACAATTTGCAGATTCTGAAGCATTGTGAAGCTTCAGGCCTTTCCTGTGATCATCAGGAAGTAGAATATCATGAGTCGAGATGTAGAAACAGTGGATGTAAATCTTTTTGCAATACAAAAATGAGCATTGAAAGCAATGTTCTTGTTTCTCTTTATAATACTGAGCTGTAAGTAAAACTTCTTTTTGTTGTGTATCATACTTTATATAAGACATATGGAGAATAAATTGacacttttaattaaatctataaagctttttttccctttatttcTAGCGAACATCATATAACAGATtcacaattgtttttttaaaaaatatacatatattttttgtagctataacatttaaaaaggaaaatcaacaggtcattttttatttattttttggaaaataaaaaaacaaactcaaaactAAAGTGAAAGAGTGTGCTGAATCAAAGGAGATACCCGTATCTGAGTTTAAAATACTTTCATTGTTTTTCCCTGCCCTCGAAAcattatacagtacataaaaaaaaagaaaacgagaTGGGAACAGAAGCGTACAGTACACAGGGGTCGAGAGTATTCACAAAGCATCATGTTCCAACGTGTTATTAGCACCAATACTCCTCAGCCagactgcattttctttttttttttgctctttccaTTATTcggtttttaatggaaaaacaCCATGTGTGTCAGGACGATGTGGCACAGACCCGTCTGTGTGGGTGGGATTGTCTGTTACGCAATTTTCATTAGTGTTCTCCCTTTCTCAGAAACAATGTTAAGAACATATTGGAGGGTAATGCCTTGATGAACGACCGATTTGAAATGACTCCCAGTGACGAGGATGAAAGAAGGCGAAAGAGTTGCTCATACATtcactttgcctttttttttttttcccagagccGATACACACGCATCGACATCGGCTCAGAAGCGAGGAAAAttaaagagagaggaaagaaaaatgcGTTGGGGGAGGAGAGATTGCATTAAATCTGTTTagcatatttactgtatatataacatctgtaatatatatatatatatatatatatttatagtcaaatattgttcatatatatatacctgcACTTCTTCAATAGCGTTTACTTCCATGACTCTGACTGAAAGATGATACCCTGCAGAAAACACTGTCAGTAATTAAGTGTGTGGAACTATCGTTACAAAAACAGAGTGAACACGGACAAGTGCTTGATTGTCTCACTACAAAGTCTTCAGTGCGTCTGTAAGGAGCCTCCCAGAGATCCTTCCACGGATCCTTCAGTGTGAACACCCGTAAACTGCattttctatatatatttatatttaatttttttattccttcCCTGCAACCCTACCTTGAGGTCTCTCCATTGTTTGTCTTCATGGGTGCAACAGAGAcaaggagggtgtgtgtgtgtgtgtgtgtgtgtgtgtgtgtcagtgtgcacGTGCAAGTTCCTACTGCCACTTCATTAGCTTGGAGCCATGAGGTAAATCCAGGAGACTTCCATCAGTTCCGGTTGCGGGAAGTGTGTCGGGGGCAGACCAGCGGCGTTTGCGCGGACGCGGCTGCTCTTGAGCGGCCAGAGTGCGTGGAGGTGCCGGCGCGGTGGGGGGAGGGTGGtgaagaagagggggaggagggggtggcGGTGGCATCTCCTCCCTGTGTGAGCCGCTGGACTCTCCCATGACCCTGGAGGAAAACTGCGTGCGATGGGCCCGGGAGCTAGTGCGCGCATGTGTCCGATGGCTTTGAGTGGGTGTGGGGGTGAGAGCCAGGCAGACGTCCCCCTCCATGAGCTGGCGGCATGGCAGGCCATACAGCTGCGTGGTTCTCTGAGGACAGCAAGAAGACCAGCCTCGGTCCTGCACAAAGAACGGATACTCCGCCAAGACCTTCAGTAACTCCTacacaaaaccacaacattGTAAAACACTTGACCAGGAGTGTTGTCATGTTTGACACGTACTTTCACCACATTTCTTGGGTGTGTGAAAATGCATGTGGATCTAATTTGAGTGTTTAGGGtatgaagaacaagaagaaagaGTCCAAACTCATTTGGCTGCTTTACACACACTAACCATATATATGTACGTAAGAAGTATGTTATAATAGTCAGGGGTTAGGGGTAAGGATGCTGTAAGGATGAGGGGTTTaactgaaatactggcttcactgatgaAAGCCAGTTcattcacaatttaaattttaagattttgcatgttttagTTTGGTGTTTAGTTCTTTTTGTGCCGAGTTGTGCGAGTTACTCAAACTCAGCAACCTTAAGAGGCCTCGCTGCCCATCTCAAAAATGTCTGaaccagaaaaaaagaaaaacaagggtctGCAGAAATACGTATATGtacatataggtatatatatacatatacattcatatatatatataaaaacatatttatacatacatatatatatatatgtatatatatatatatttatgtatatacatacaatacagACAGATACAAGTGGAGAGAAAGTCAAAGTCAGATGATGATGTGAATAATTTTCTCCCCGGACAgggaatcaaaacaaaaagcTCCAGCCAAGGTTAGC
This window harbors:
- the irf10 gene encoding interferon regulatory factor 10 isoform X2; protein product: MVEGAKLHLKEWLIRQIESATFDGLCWEDDAKTMFRIPWKHAAKKDYNQMEDAALFKAWAEYKGKYKEGRDKPDPTMWKTRLRCALNKSTDFQEVPERNQLDISEPYKVYRILPDNGSARPVESPLVKGRVINQVKRSPKRQVCENKQIRFNNESFQVKKEEKPWTDPMKEHMYCELTGRKKQNQVPASITLLQPGLNVTDVRMQVTLLYQGQKVMEMTTTSPDGCFILQGQVPLGNERIYGPCTAQRLPFPSPNSVSLPPHMTEAMNCLLCHLERGVLLWVAQDGVFIKRFCQGRVYWSGPMAQHADRPNKLEREKTFKLLDIPKFISELQNCLQGKGTKPSYKVELCFGEEYPDPNIPRSRKLIIAQVVPLFAVELLQKFNLGETEEKQSALGSDTAGDNM
- the irf10 gene encoding interferon regulatory factor 10 isoform X1, with translation MVEGAKLHLKEWLIRQIESATFDGLCWEDDAKTMFRIPWKHAAKKDYNQMEDAALFKAWAEYKGKYKEGRDKPDPTMWKTRLRCALNKSTDFQEVPERNQLDISEPYKVYRILPDNGSARPVESPLVKGRVINQVKRSPKRQVCENKQIRFNNESFQVKKEEKPWTADPMKEHMYCELTGRKKQNQVPASITLLQPGLNVTDVRMQVTLLYQGQKVMEMTTTSPDGCFILQGQVPLGNERIYGPCTAQRLPFPSPNSVSLPPHMTEAMNCLLCHLERGVLLWVAQDGVFIKRFCQGRVYWSGPMAQHADRPNKLEREKTFKLLDIPKFISELQNCLQGKGTKPSYKVELCFGEEYPDPNIPRSRKLIIAQVVPLFAVELLQKFNLGETEEKQSALGSDTAGDNM